One window of the Cryptomeria japonica chromosome 7, Sugi_1.0, whole genome shotgun sequence genome contains the following:
- the LOC131046458 gene encoding G-type lectin S-receptor-like serine/threonine-protein kinase At2g19130, with translation MVVEMGMKYLILTITMIIAAHYCTSLAVDVGDTLALGDSLTGNQTIMSKNGTFALGFFNPRGTKNWYIGIWYAQIPDKTVVWVANRDNPIKSMPGILEFSSNGYLRVIDGKGVSVWSTDIGLRGSRAVIMDSGNFIILDTHNESEIVWESFAHVGDTWLPGMKMWKGMWGTSWKSSVDPATGLFSVGMDMSPGKTQMLMVYNNSFPYWSTGEWKGNYYAKVPEVYAPRRFQMSCGIDSPSRIYYMFKVMEADHAVSGRIHITEKGLLKVYYLMDDSTWSEGWSTFHGQCTDYDICGANGLCNADDGACNCVQGFTPNKPETQGWWQTGCARQRSLQCSATEGTTDSFMEVKTQYSSEKEAVIYKNEPTQQGCRIACLNNCSCTAFAFVISYPPVCRLWFGNLFKMRVSSDQNQSVFIRLADSGLGHSTSEGSRKHPHIGIILPVAGAAIAAVLALLLVGFLLWKRRRQTKKSMEEDVPTSLRIFTYKELRIATQNFKHKLGSGAFGSVFKGTLPDNTLVAVKRLEGSTQAEKQFRAEISTIGRIQHVNLVRLWGFCVQGSQRLLVYAYMPNGSLNSCLFCKDEVEKVLDWKTRFEIALGIARGLLYLHEECRDRIIHCDIKPENILLDGDFSPKVADFGLAKLVGRDFSRVLTTARGTRGYLAPEWLSGLPITPKADVFSFGMTLFEIISGRRNFDLTVEESRIYFPTWMSSEIQRGNIIGIVDARIANVADMEEVRRVAMLGMLCVQDDENMRPSMGKVVNILKGTMEAAVTQIPRFMQVLVDQVDDEDSNSFQITSTSKTT, from the coding sequence ATGGTCGTTGAAATGGGGATGAAGTATTTGATCCTAACAATAACTATGATTATTGCAGCGCATTACTGCACTTCCCTAGCTGTGGACGTTGGAGATACGCTTGCATTGGGCGACTCCCTCACTGGAAATCAGACCATAATGTCAAAGAATGGCACGTTTGCATTGGGATTTTTCAATCCCAGAGGAACGAAAAATTGGTACATTGGCATCTGGTATGCACAGATCCCTGACAAGACCGTAGTTTGGGTGGCTAACAGAGACAATCCTATCAAAAGCATGCCCGGCATTTTGGAATTTTCGAGCAACGGTTATCTCAGAGTGATTGATGGAAAGGGCGTGTCCGTTTGGTCAACTGATATTGGCCTGAGAGGATCGAGGGCAGTGATAATGGATAGTGGTAATTTCATTATTCTGGATACCCACAACGAGTCTGAGATTGTTTGGGAGAGTTTCGCGCATGTGGGCGATACATGGTTGCCTGGCATGAAGATGTGGAAAGGCATGTGGGGAACTTCGTGGAAGAGTTCTGTGGATCCTGCAACTGGGCTTTTCTCTGTAGGAATGGACATGTCTCCAGGAAAGACGCAGATGTTGATGGTCTATAACAACAGTTTTCCATATTGGTCCACTGGAGAGTGGAAGGGGAATTATTATGCCAAAGTTCCGGAGGTTTATGCTCCTAGGAGATTCCAAATGTCCTGTGGCATCGATTCTCCTTCAAGAATATACTACATGTTTAAAGTAATGGAGGCAGATCATGCCGTCTCCGGGCGGATCCATATAACCGAGAAGGGTCTGTTAAAAGTTTACTACTTGATGGATGATAGTACTTGGAGTGAGGGATGGTCGACATTCCATGGTCAATGCACTGACTATGATATCTGCGGGGCCAATGGACTCTGCAATGCTGATGATGGAGCTTGTAATTGTGTTCAGGGTTTCACACCCAACAAACCTGAAACTCAAGGTTGGTGGCAAACTGGGTGTGCTCGGCAAAGATCCCTGCAATGCTCTGCCACAGAGGGCACGACCGACAGCTTCATGGAAGTCAAGACCCAATACTCGTCTGAAAAAGAAGCAGTCATATACAAGAACGAGCCAACACAGCAAGGCTGCAGGATTGCTTGTCTCAACAATTGCTCCTGCACAGCTTTTGCTTTTGTTATTTCCTATCCACCGGTCTGTAGACTATGGTTTGGGAATTTATTCAAAATGCGAGTTTCATCTGATCAGAACCAATCTGTCTTCATTAGGCTGGCCGACTCTGGGTTAGGGCACTCGACATCAGAGGGAAGCAGGAAACACCCTCATATTGGCATCATACTTCCTGTGGCAGGCGCTGCTATAGCTGCTGTTTTAGCTTTGCTGTTGGTTGGGTTTCTTCTGTGGAAACGTCGAAGACAGACCAAGAAAAGCATGGAAGAGGATGTGCCAACTTCACTCAGAATATTCACTTACAAAGAGTTGCGAATTGCAACCCAGAATTTCAAGCACAAGCTCGGGAGCGGAGCATTCGGTTCTGTGTTCAAAGGAACTCTGCCAGACAACACGCTTGTGGCGGTCAAGAGGTTAGAGGGTTCTACACAAGCAGAAAAACAATTCCGTGCTGAAATAAGCACCATCGGAAGAATACAGCATGTGAATTTGGTGAGGCTTTGGGGTTTCTGCGTACAAGGCTCTCAAAGGCTTCTGGTGTATGCCTATATGCCCAACGGCTCTCTAAACTCCTGCCTCTTCTGTAAAGATGAAGTAGAGAAGGTGTTGGATTGGAAGACTCGGTTTGAGATCGCTCTGGGCATTGCTCGAGGATTACTTTATCTTCATGAGGAATGCAGGGATCGCATCATCCACTGTGATATTAAGCCTGAAAACATTCTGTTGGATGGTGACTTTAGCCCGAAGGTGGCCGATTTTGGGCTGGCAAAACTGGTGGGCAGAGATTTCAGCCGCGTACTGACGACCGCAAGAGGAACTCGAGGGTATCTGGCTCCCGAGTGGTTATCCGGCCTTCCTATCACTCCCAAAGCAGATGTATTCAGTTTTGGCATGACGTTGTTTGAAATTATATCCGGCCGAAGAAATTTTGACTTGACAGTGGAGGAGAGCAGAATCTACTTTCCTACTTGGATGTCGTCTGAAATTCAGAGAGGAAACATAATTGGCATTGTGGATGCAAGGATAGCGAATGTGGCGGATATGGAGGAGGTAAGAAGAGTCGCTATGCTGGGGATGTTGTGCGTTCAAGACGATGAAAATATGAGGCCAAGCATGGGGAAAGTGGTCAATATATTGAAAGGGACGATGGAGGCTGCCGTGACTCAAATTCCGAGGTTTATGCAGGTCTTAGTAGATCAGGTAGACGATGAAGACAGCAACAGCTTCCAGATCACCTCAACCAGCAAAACAACATAG